One segment of Phycisphaerae bacterium DNA contains the following:
- a CDS encoding nucleotide pyrophosphohydrolase, with protein MTDADTTLRDLRETVRRFVDERDWNQFHDPKNLSMAIATEAAELMEHFRWLTGPQARELRNAPSDLQEVREELADILCFTLSFANALDIDLSTALREKMLKNAEKYPADRFRGRFR; from the coding sequence ATGACGGACGCCGACACCACCCTCCGCGATCTGCGCGAGACCGTTCGCCGCTTTGTCGACGAGCGCGACTGGAATCAGTTTCACGATCCCAAGAACCTGTCCATGGCCATCGCTACGGAGGCGGCGGAGCTGATGGAGCACTTCCGCTGGCTGACGGGCCCGCAGGCGCGCGAGCTGCGAAACGCTCCCTCCGACCTTCAGGAGGTTCGCGAGGAGCTCGCCGATATCCTCTGCTTTACGCTTTCGTTCGCCAACGCCCTCGACATCGACCTCTCGACGGCGCTGCGCGAGAAGATGCTCAAGAACGCCGAGAAGTACCCGGCCGACCGGTTTCGCGGGCGGTTTCGCTGA
- a CDS encoding UvrB/UvrC motif-containing protein encodes MASFDLRRILAGWEYEPNQITVRKITGDDGSVKIQMRLDLGLLQMEVSGRPDGQRPHGSDSLLAYHERRVEQHNERNGIDLGFELTPAECQALREESVQYYHRYLAEFVLEDFEGVERDTARNLRVLDLCREHAQEEGDRVILEQYRPYLIMMNTRAQVHLALRKGAFKTALARVNAGLTMIQELFADSGQEDAFEEATEVSILNALRNEIAARLPADPLQKLEGELQKAVAEERYEDAAVLRNRMEAMRARQSAPTPRRRKK; translated from the coding sequence ATGGCCTCATTCGACCTTCGACGGATTCTTGCAGGATGGGAATACGAACCCAACCAGATCACAGTGCGCAAAATCACCGGCGACGACGGCTCGGTGAAGATCCAGATGCGGCTGGACCTGGGACTGCTGCAAATGGAAGTCAGCGGCCGTCCGGACGGCCAGCGTCCGCATGGCAGTGACTCGCTGCTGGCTTATCACGAGCGCCGCGTGGAGCAGCACAACGAGCGAAACGGCATCGACCTCGGATTCGAGCTGACGCCCGCCGAGTGCCAGGCCCTTCGTGAAGAATCGGTACAGTATTACCACCGCTATCTCGCCGAGTTCGTCCTTGAGGATTTTGAGGGCGTCGAGCGCGATACCGCCCGAAACCTCCGTGTACTGGATCTGTGCCGCGAGCATGCCCAGGAAGAGGGTGACCGGGTGATCCTGGAGCAATACCGCCCTTACCTGATAATGATGAACACGCGGGCCCAGGTCCATCTGGCCCTGCGCAAGGGAGCGTTCAAGACCGCCTTGGCCCGGGTCAACGCGGGACTGACGATGATCCAGGAGCTCTTCGCCGATTCCGGCCAGGAGGACGCCTTCGAGGAAGCGACGGAGGTGTCGATCCTCAACGCTCTGCGAAACGAGATCGCGGCGCGGCTACCGGCCGATCCGCTCCAGAAGCTCGAAGGCGAATTGCAAAAGGCCGTCGCCGAAGAGCGCTACGAGGACGCTGCCGTCCTGCGCAACCGCATGGAGGCGATGCGGGCGAGGCAATCCGCCCCGACGCCGCGGCGGCGGAAGAAATAG